From the Equus asinus isolate D_3611 breed Donkey chromosome 9, EquAss-T2T_v2, whole genome shotgun sequence genome, the window CATATTCTCTCTGCttagaaggaagaaattaatCTATGACCTAGTCCCCATTCATTGATGTTTTGCCAACAATTCTCAAACTTTTCCTATGTCACAGTCCCATAGTGTAttcagatgaaattttaaaattgtccCCAGTTAATTTGGTCGACTTTACAATTTTGTACGATTCGTAATTAACCCCAGTCAATGGAGTTGAGAGactatggctttaaaaaaatgttaatgcaaACCTGGCTTTAGCTGTAATAACACCCACCTAGTAAATTAATATTACCATAAGAAAATGTGATACTTTCTGATCTTGTTTTTAAAGTTGAAATGCAACAAACTTTTTCTTGCTGTATAAATATTCTGCATATGTATTAATAAGCATAGCTTTCAAGAAATTGTCACAAAAGGTGTTATTCTCTTTGCTTGTGACTATTTTTCATTGAAGCATGCGCTTGCCTATGCTGATTCTTACTAAAAGCATAGGCTGGGGTGTTTATTGGCGAAAGGAAATGTGTAGTGTGGGCTAGACTGTTGGTGGAGGCTGGCATTTTAGCCCACTTGCTATACATGCTGCCAATGGATTTAAGACATGAAATGTTGAAAGTTGAGTGGAATTCTTTCCctcctgaaaataattttaagtactcCTCTCTACCCCTAAGGTTGGGCGCTCTGCCTCAGAGGAGTGAGTTTTTTTCCTATGAAGTTTAcattaaataatcttaaaattgAGTGATTTTCTGGTCATTGCctatgcaaatataaaaaatCTGGCTTTAAATATTAGTCAGTTTCATGGCTATGACTACATTGTTTTCTTGTGTAACTAAATACCTGTATAAAATGAACTAatgttttctctcccctccccatccccttccctcGTGAACAATGCTTTAGGTATATCGAAATCTTTAAGAGCAGTCGAGCTGAAGTTAGAACTCACTATGATCCACCACGAAAGCTTATGGCCATGCAGCGGCCAGGTCCTTATGACAGACCTGGGGCTGGCAGAGGGTACAACAGCATTGGCAGGGGAGCTGGCTTTGAAAGAATGAGGCGTGGTGCTTATGGTGGAGGTACGTAAAGAATATGTAGGTGTCATCAGGTCTGTTGTGTCTGTACCTGGCTTTGTTTGATGGATTGTACTTTCTGTCTTTCAGGTTATGGAGGCTATGATGATTATAATGGCTATAATGATGGCTATGGATTTGGGTCAGATAGATTTGGAAGAGGTAAGGTAAGAATTAAATTTCTCAAGCGAAAGATATTTACACTCTTGTCCATCTAGACCTCAATTATTGTTTTTCAGGAATGTCTGATCACAGATACGGGGATGGTGGTTCTACTTTCCAGAGCACAACAGGACACTGTGTACACATGCGGGGCTTACCTTACAGagccactgagaatgatatttatAATGTAAGTGCAAGATAAATTCACAAGTCATCTGTTTCAGTATAGCAGTAACAACTCGGTGTTCAGCCTACGTAGGTGAAAAAGCATAGCATGTTagaggttttatttgttttttgtaacAATAGATGTTTGACTTGATTCTCAGAAATATGTTGTGTTTATATTTAGTTCTTTTCACCGCTCAACCCTGTGAGAGTACATATTGAAATCGGTCCTGATGGCAGAGTAACTGGTGAAGCAGATGTTGAGTTTGCAACTCACGAAGATGCCGTGGCAGCTATGTCGAAAGACAAAGCCAATATGCGTAAGTGTGATTTCAGTATCTGGGAGGCTCTGTCAACAGGTGGTTGTGTGACTGACGTTTATGATAGAGGAATAGTAAGAATGTGTGAGAAATTTGTTCCCTGATAGTATGTTAGTTCTTCGGGAtgtgttttaaaagtttatgatttttaaaattagtatgaCTGAAAGGGATTTGTTCTATGAACGCTGACTTGAAGTATGTCTTAATTGACAAACTTAAAGCAATTTAGGtgaatgtttaaaacaaaaggcTGGTTTTTGAAGCTTGGATAGTTAAGGTAAATCACTTGAGAAgtagctataattttttttaccaaAAGTATTTGAAGTTCATGGATCTACTTGTTTAAGTGcttatcttgttttctttcaccaacaaacattttcaaactttttttttctcatttcagaaCACAGATATGTAGAACTCTTCTTGAATTCTACAGCAGGAGCAAGCGGTGGTGCTTACGGTAGCCAAATGCTAGGAGGCATGGGTTTGTGTAAATATCACTttagtgtcttttttttaagCTAACCTTGTAtaccttttctctcatttcagaaCACAGATATGTAGAACTCTTCTTGAATTCTACAGCAGGAGCAAGCGGTGGTGCTTATGGTAGCCAAATGATGGGAGGCATGGGCTTGTGTAAATAtcgttagtttttttaaaaaccaaaacatttaTATCTATAAGTCGATTATATTAGTTaagttaatttatatttaatgagcTTAGTATAATTAAGTTAGGCAAAgaagttttgatttgaattttgtGTGTGGCTTACTTAAATTCTTGAGTTATATAAAACTGCTTAGAATAGCTTTTAAGTACTTTTGGGGGAGGGGACTACAGAAGGAAACTAGGTGAATTGTCTTGAAGTATGATGTATAAATCTGAAATTGATATACCCAAATCACAGGATCAAAATAACCTTAAGTTTTGGGCATAATTAGGTGTTGAGTGATACCTGTGTATTGACATAACCTTAATATATCAAATTATGGGGGAGGGAACCTCCCACTAAATCCAGTTAAGCAGTTTTCATAGGGTCTTAGCAAAATGCCTCTACTTGTGGAATCATGTGGATTTAGTCCTGCTGATGTGTATACTGTTGGCCTTTTGGTTTATAAAATGTTTGATTAGCTCAAATGATGGATAGAAAGGTTAGTCTGGTCATAGATAATaggcagaaggaggcagagggttATAGTAATGTAAGATCAAGACTGGAAAATCAGATTTAGAATTACAAGCCCGGTACCACCAGGTACCACATTACATAAAGAACAAGGTTCTAATGTTCTCTTAACTTAACAGCAAACCAGTCCAGTTACGGTGGCCCAGCCAGCCAGCAGCTGAGTGGTGGTTATGGAGGTGGCTATGGCGGCCAGAGCAGCATGAGTGGATATGGTAagtgtgtatttttatatacttagaATAAGTTTTAGGCAGGTTTCTTTAGTTGGGGGAATATGCAGGCtcttttttgttgaaaatgggTTATTAAATGTATGCTTTTGATCCTAATGTTACTGTTCTTAATAGCTTAATTTTCAGAACCAGTCATTGGGAGGGGGAAGTgttctataaattaaaaatagtcaTTACTGCAGCTTGGAATAATGTCGAGCCAGAAAACATCTGCCtccatttattaaaataacaataaataaagtaGTTCACCTTTTCTGTCTTTTGGTTAGCAATGATTCCATTTTAGATGGAGGGAGAATTTTACatagtagaatggtggttggGTTCAGAACCGTATTTACTAGACAGTTAACCTaggatgattttatttattaactttttttcaaTTGGTCTAAAAGAATGGTGATTTTGGTATTATAGTCTTACCCTACAAAATCCTTTTGCAGACCAAGTTTTACAGGAAAACTCCAGTGATTTTCAATCAAACATTGCATaggtaaatattttctcaaaaaatataaCTTAAATTCCCAATAGCAAATACTGATATGTTGTAATAACACTATCTCTATAGCAGTCGATGGCTCTGACTTAACTCCATGGAGGCTGCCATTTTGGGCACAGTGAGTTGCCTTTAGTCCAACTTTGTTGTCTCACTTCCTGCCCGCCATGAATAGGAAAAGCAAGAGACTGCCCCTGTGCTCCCTATTCATATATGCCATTCGATGGACACACTGTGAATGTTgatggtaaattttttttaaaatgccttgTTTAGCTTTAAAAACAACATGAAGTAATTTTGCAATTTTTGAAAAACACTAGTTTTCCTTTAAACTTAATTTTCCATGTTGATCTTCAAGCATCCAATTAAATGGTAGCACAAGAGTCTGGCAAGTTGGTACTGCAGAGAAAAGGGGTTAATTGAGACTTGTTTGGAGTCGGGAGTCCCCTTTCCCAAACATGCTTCTCGCCACTTGGACAGCAGCCATTTGTACTCgtatactttttaaactttttcttggaATGCTATATTTCGTTTGACTGACAGCCTGATAGCTTCTCCTGACTTGTCCAATCGATCTCTTTGCAGGCAGCCAAGGAGCAGTGAACAGCAGCTACTACAGTAGTGGAAGCCGTGCGTCTGTGGGAGTGAACGGAATGGGAGGGATGTCTAGCATGTCCAGTGTGAGTGGTGGATGGGGAATGTAATTGATCCTGGTCACTGACTCTTGGTcaacattttataaagaaaaaaaacttaagtTTAACAGTTTTGCAGTACAAGCTTGTGATTTATGCTTACTCTAAGTGGAAATCAGGATTGTTTTAAAGACTTAAGGTTGAGTACTTTCGAGCACATTCATTCATCTAGGATGTAACAACTAGGTTGAGTAACTGTAACTGTTAAAACGATTTTCAGCTTTTCTCAAGTTAGTTCTCTTGTAGGTTGTCCTTAAGCAGTAAGTGTATTTAGGTTAAAGCAGTTGAATTATGTTAAATGTTGCTCTTATACCACATTACATTGAACACTGTTTGGATGCATGTTGAAAGACATGCTTTTTTGTAAAACTCAATATAGGAGCTATGtctaaaatgaaaagtgaaacaTTTGGCATGTTTGTTAATTCTAGTTTCATTTAATAACCTCTGAGGCACGTAagtttaagctttttttttttgttaatgggGAAAATTTGAGACGCAACACCAATACTTAGGATTTTTGGTCTTGGTGTTTGTATGAAATTTTGAGGCCTTGATTTAAAATTCATTGTATTGTGATTTCCTTTTAGGTGTATTGCGCTAAGTGAAACTTGTCAAataaatcttcctttaaaaaattgcaCTTTGTCTTGTCTATGCTTCAGTGTCATGTGGACTGTTTCTTGATGCTCTCTTCCTGCCTGGGGCATAGGTGACAGTGGCCCACGTCTCTGGCTGTGGCAGAGAGGCTCGGCAGTTGAGGCTGTTGTGTAGATATCTTCagacttctcttccctccagtGCAACTGAAGGTAAACTgtagctttggggcccttgtggAGGGGCTCTGTGTTGGTCTGGCTGCACAGGACCTGATGTGAATGGCCTTTGACTTCCTAAGGTCGAAGTGCCCTCACTGCATGCTCTCTGCATGTCCACAGCCTTCAGGCATGGCTGAGAAGTGCCAGAGGCCAAGGGTAACTGACTGGGAGCTGCCCTTCCCAGTGATGGCATCATTTGAGTTTTCCTTATATGGGGTGTCTTAGAGGAGCTAGCTAGCTCACAGATGGCTTTCAGATTGAGGTTTCagtctttatattttttcctcatgCCTAAAGATCAAGTCCATTTAAGAGcaaaattgaggggctggccaggtggcgcagtggtgaagcgCGTAcattctgcttaggtggcccagggtttgccagtttggatcctgggtgcggacatggcaccacttggcaagccatgctgtggtaggcgtcccacatagaaagtagaggaagatgggcatgggcgttagctcaggactgatcttaaaaaaaaaaacaccaattgATTCCCTTAACAAGCTAAATACCAAGTATTTCTGAGAGCAAAAATGACTGGTTTAAATCAGTAATTGAAATCAATTTCTGTTTTGGTAGATTAGAATTCACATGACCTTTGCTAGAAAATACTTGCAAGTTGTTGCATTAAGCAGTTCTTAAAGGTGGTGTTCCAGAATTCCCTTCAGTAGCTAGACTGCAGTGTAACTGCTACTCGTTCATCATCCTTCTAGACTCAGAGTTAGCTGTATTGAGATTAGAATTTAGAATTAGAGCTGCAGATACAGGCTTGTGCTGTTTGAAGCCAGGTGTGTGTACAGTTTTTACTCACGGAGAGTGAAGGTTTCATCCTAGCTGAGGTATGGTGAGTGGACTCAAACACAGCTGAGAGCCACAACCGTTTCTACCACTAGGTGGCAGCATTGTGGGAAGATGTGCATGAAGGCCTGCCGACCCTCCTGCCCTGCATGCTCTGAGGCCTGGGTGCACATCTGCTGGCTCGGGCGGCTCGTGCTGCTCCACACACACGGTGGAGAGGTCTGCAGTTGGGCTGGGGATATGGAAGTCTTCCACTCAGAGTGCACCATGCAGCTTGTCTGCAGGTTTAGACAATTTTCAGAAGAGGCACCATTGTCAACAGTACTGTCCCTGATCTTGGCTGAGTTACTCCATGTCTATGGAAGCAACATACTTGGTATCGGGAAGGCTCAAGGAGGGTTCCTTCCCTGGGtccttcagttttttttttttttttttttttttttggtgtacaCATTTAGTTTTATTGTAACAAAGCAACTTGTACACTTTTAACGTTTAAAACTGAGCATCTTTCCTTTCcagtgaaacaaaaagaaaatttaaaaataaacaggaacAAAATTACAATAGAGAATGTCAATTCCAAATAAGATCCTACAGGTTCTGCTGATTCTCCCATTGAGTGGCAGGGCTCAAGTCATCATTaggagagaattttattttaaaagtgtcaTCTTAAACTGCAAGGATGTCCGTTAAACATCACAATTAAAAACATGCCACAGGAGAAGCCATGTTGTCAAAATGCCCACTTAACCCATCCAAACATCTCAAACCCACCCTTTGCTGACCTTCTATAAccccatttttttaagtttttttttcttttttttaaacgaGAAAGTAGACAGATACATGTTGGTAAATGCTAACTGTCCATATTCACATAGAGACACAGTGTAATCTCTGAGCCCAATatacagagaaaggaggaaaaaagctaGAATTCTATGCACTACTACACAGGGGCCTGGCACCCTCCAGCTTCCAGCAGAGCTAAGGGAGcagaaggtttttcttttttcccacagAGCACGGTGGTGTTGATTCCATAAAGTGTTTGTTGAGACAGGAAGGgataaaaatgaatttggaacAGAAAGGGGTAGACATTCTTTTCCCACTGTATTCTGCTCAAGgtatttccccccaaaataagtTGAGAACCATGgtataaaggagagaaaagagacctCAAAAACAGGGCGACTGAGCacaaggtgggggggggggaagactTGCAACTTGCTCCCAGGgactggagaaaatgaaaaaaggaagggTGGAATCCATCAGTGTTCCATTAGCCATCTTCTCcttcatcctcctcttcttcctccccctcaTCATCCTCTTCATCCTCATCCCCTTCTTCATCGATATCTTCTaatccttcttcttcttcatcatcgtcatcatcgtcatcatcatcttctccttccccttcctcatCATCCATGGCAGGAACCAAATAGTACTGTAATGGATTTGGCCAAATATCATCTTTGATAACCTCTCCTAACTCATCTGCACCTGCATCAGAATGGTCAGTAAACCAGGTAAAGAAGCTCTCTGGTTCCTCATGCTGTCTCTTCCTGCTGGCTTTATTCTGTGTTTGACTTGAACGTTTCGTCAAATGCTTTCCAGATTTCCATTTGATTTCAGTGGACTTTGAAGACGGATCACCATTCTCATTCAGATGAAATTCTTtggagagaattttattttcgAAGTAAGggttttcatcaaaataaaaatctattctgTAACCTGATTTAATATCTTCAAATTCTGTCACTTCAACTCTTGTCAAATAATGCAGTGcctcttcatcctcctccccaAGCAACGCAGACACTTGTGGATGGTTGACAAATGTTGTTACCCAAAAATTTGGGATTTTGGTGATCAATTCCGACCTCTTCTGAAAAAATGGTTGGCGGAGTTTGTTATATTTCTGTTCTACTTTCAAAATCTCCTCACTGGCTTGTTCATTAAGTCTGTCTATTTCATTTTGTACTTCATCAATATGTTCAATTGCTTCctgctgttctttttctccttgcgGCAAGTTCACAGAGGTCTTCGACGTCTCTTctggcctgggggtgggaggcagtcTCGGTTTCTTCGTTTGAGGCGGGAGCGAATTCTGGCGTTTGGGGGCCATGCTGTGAAGAAAATCCAAGAGTCAGACCCAAAGGAAGATGCCAGTATCTGGAAGAAGCGGTGAGAACAGACGGTCCTTCAGTTTTTTACATAAGGAAcatctttgttgaaaaatatGACCtgttggaggaagagaagggactaGAACTAGGAATTTAGGAAGTGAGGTTTACAACTAAGCTAATCCAGAATGTGGTTTTTGAAAAGTGAGTCGTAGAACCGTTTTGGTTCTTTGGAGCCTTGTGCTCATGGGCCATcaccatcacctgggaacttgggAATGACCAGAACCGCCCGAGTCGGAGTCTGCATTGTAACTTGAGGctcctcacccctgcccccaggTATCAACCTTTGTGCTCAAGCTTGAGAGGCACTGCCTTAGGCCATCTGTCCCTGACTGCCCAGACCAGAGACAGGGTTCCAAAGTTCAGGTGCATGTTTGATGTCTGAGCAGAAAAGGTCTGTCTGCCATGATAAATGTTGGCACCTGGCACAAGGATCCTTTGTGAATAATGCTTGTTGAAGTTGGTGTGTGCAGGGTGGGTGGGTGAGGTTGGGAGAAGGAAACGGATGTGCTAAAGGAAGAGCACCGAGTGGCGCAGTGGTGGGTGAGAGCATTCTTGGAGCACGGAGGTAGTACCCTGCTTCCTTGTTTGTACAGATGAGAGCTAAGGCTCCCCAGCAGGTTGGAGTCCAAACTGTGCACTGAAAACAAAGGACTATCTGATGCTGCACCAGTTTGGGGGTAGTGCAGCAGTACGTAAGCTTTTTGGAAAAAGCTACTCAGGTTAAGAGAGGGAatggcagggggcgggcttctttttaaagactgggacctgagctaacatctgttgccaatcttttcttttcccctccttctcaaagccccccagtaaatagttgtgtatcctagttgtaggtccttccagctctgctacgtgggacgccaaaGCCGAGTGTGCCTACCCAACaacttggccatgaggctggcccctgccctgtGCTTCCTCAATAATAAGGTTTGAAAACCTGCAGTTTGGAAGGAACGTGACTTTGAAGCAGGGCACATGGTTTTGGAGGCAGGCTGCACAGATTCCTGGTTTTCCAACCATAACATGATGTGCTAGAGGGAGCAGCAGGTGTGGAACCTGAGCCAGCCTGTGGGGGCACCTTCAGCAGGGAAAGGGCAGGTCTCCAGCAGGGCTGGAGGACTCAGACAGACCAGAGGAGTGGCCGGAGGTGTGCGTCCACTGAGGCTGGAGAAGGCTGAGGCCCTGCAGAGGGACAGACCGACTTGTCTGAACAGCATTACAGTGCTTGTTACAGTTCTTAACCTGAACATTCGAGGCCATTCATTGACTCCTGTCTGGGGGAGGGGGCGAGCATGCGCTCAGGGGGCCTCCAGAGGAAGGCTCTGAGCCAGTTTTCACAGCCCACCAACAGCACCCATCCTAGCACTGCTTTTGAAATTCAGACTGCTGGGCAGGCGCTTCCTCACAGGTGTCTCCAGGAGTGACCCACTGTACCCGCTCCCCATCATCTGCATCGTGATCATTTATATCGACTCCCTATTATAGAAAGGAGCAATTAAGTGCTTAGTGACAGCCTCAAGGTCATCTCTGTGCCTGCTGATGGACTTCAGGGCCCAACTTGTCCTTGGCTCACTTGGGCAGAATGCAGCCTGTACTTCAGAACGCAGCAACTCACGGCCCTCACCTCAAATGCACCGCCCCGCTGCACGCGGGGCCTTCAGTCCCGACGTGGGAGTTGCTCACAGGCAGACTCCTTTGGAACTGACACGACCTTCATTTTCTGCAccagagtgaaaaagaaatgattttattgCAGGGCTAATGACAGATATTCACAAGGGTGTGAAATGGCAAATCTCTTGACTGAAGCAGGGAAGGTACACTGGGGGGGAAGACAGGAGCCGATTACTCACTACACTAGTGCAACTGCTGCAAAGTAGGTTAATtctttgaaaagtgaaaaatgacaGCAAAATCCTGAAGTTACACCTGAACCGAAACCAGTAGCCCAGTGAGAAGGAAGGGTGTCAATCCCCAGGAGTTCATTCCATACAATTCGGAGAGGAAAGTGGCGCAGCTTCCAGTCGGGCACGCTGTGTTTGCAGTGCCAGCAGCTGGGAGAGGGTCTTACTCTCCTTCGATTCTCTTGGGAAACGCTTGCCAAGCCCCAGTCATCCCCTGAGACCCACAGAGTTTGGCACTGTTCCAAGGCTGCCCACACCCTGAGGACGGCGCGGCCGCTGGTCCAGAGGCGGCTCTGCCGGTGCACTCAGGAGCCCGTGGAGGAGCAGCGCTGCAGGAGCAGGGTGTGGCAGCCGTCGCACACGCGCACAGGCCTGGGgtaggagggcagggccagctcGTTACTGGAGCATGTGTTGCAGAAGATGTGGCCACAGTTGCGGCAGTGGTGCTAGAGGACAGAAAAGAGGACACGCTGTGGCTCTGCACACCCACTCTGTTTTTTCAGCTTTAAAGGTTTGCTTAATACTTTAGAATCCCTCCCCCAGAGGCATGTAGCAGGCTGGAAGGGGTTCTTCTAGACGAGAGTTTCTCCACGATGTTACTGTGGAATCACAGGGTGCTGGTGGAGGTGTGCACTTGCGTGAGTaaggttctttttctttaaaatatgtgttgCTGGACTCAGCTAACTCAGGGGCTTGGTGGTCCACACTCCATAAAGAGCCACTCCCTGTGATCGCCCAGTCCCGGGGTGCTGACTCAAGGTCTCCTTAGCTGGCTCCTCCTGAGGCGAGGAGTCTTGCTTTGTAAACAGGGCTGCCAAGAACCTGGGGCACATGCCAAGATGGACCTGTGGAGCCTCTGCTCCTCCTGGCTCTGTCCATCACTTCCGCCAACAGGCCCACTCCTCTCAGGCCGGACAATGACCTTGAACTGGGTCATTCAGGTGTGGGGACAGCCAGTGGAGCCCCAGCCTCTAGCAGGCCTTGTGGACAAGCGTGACCTCCAAGGCAGCCTCAGGAGAGCTGTTTCTAGCTCTGGACCTGTTGCAAGACCTTGACTAGAATTGGGGAGTTTTGCTTCCTCTTTCTCACAGAGAGGCTGCTAACTGAGGCAGGCAGATGAGAACACATAGCCACCAGTAGTGGATGGGATGGTGTTGGCGGCTTCCAGTTTTCTTGGGAGCTAACCTTGTCCCTGTCCTGCCCAACTAATCAATTAAGGCTGTGTCAATCCTGGACCAAGGGCTGGGCCCAGGACCTGTTTCCAAAACCTGAAGGCAGGCTGTGGAGGAAGATTCACCAGAGGCAAGCGCCCTGCCCTGATTGCCAGTGAGCTCTTGGTGCCACCTGGACAGCTGTGCTGAGACCTGCTGCCCACAGGTTCCCCAGAGAGTCTGTTTTTGCTTAACTTAGCCAGAATGTGGTCCTCTTGCTTACAGACTTTTCAGAAATACACTCCCCCAGACCAGTTCTGCACACAAGCGGCCCCAACTCCCAAATAAATGTGTCCATTGTTGAAGGGACTGTGGTGGGGACAAGGCTTGTGACTGACGGGCTAGGGTCCCCAGAAAGAGGGCAGGCTGGGAGGCTGTCTGCATGGGCCAGCAGACCACGTGCCCTTCCCAGAAGCAGAGGAGGGGAGCACCGACTCAGCCCATGGGCGAGTGGGGGGAGGGCCACCCCACATACCTTTCTCCGGGAAATGGAGAACTCCTTTTCACACTGCTTACAGTGCGTGGCTTCGTCATCTTTCAGCCAAGTGTGGCCCTGAGGAGGAAAGAATCCCATTGCATGGCTTGGCTCCCGATGGACCTTTAGCTGTCCTGGCTGCCCAGCATCCACTGTCCCTTTCCTAATAGTAGCTGGTTTCCTTTGGAGGGACTGTCTCTTCTCCCCTAGATGTGGCCCCACAGGACTGTCCCCACCCTCAACCGCAGCTGGAGCTTGCAGGCTGCAGACAGGGCCTGCCCTCTGCCTCTTGCTTCCCCGCCTCTGCAGTCTGCCCCTGGGCCTCAGGGCAGACTCTCCAGCCCGTTAGCCTTGGACTTGCCCACTGCCTTTCAATAGATGCCCTTTGGCTGAGGTAACCAGAGTCAGGAGCTAGTGCTGGcaaccccagccctggcccagaCACTATCCAAAGGGCCTGCTGACctggcaggagggagaagggcCAACCCTATCAGCCAGACTAGAGCAATCTGTGACAGTGGTCCCTGCGTGGAGACAGGAAGCCCCTCTCCACACATGCCAAAGCCCCAGTGCCCAGAGCCGGGCGGGGAAGCAGATGTCTCTTCTGCAGAGAAGGCCACCGAGGCTTTGAAAGGCGCCTTTCCAGAGGTCTTTCTGTGGGAAGCTAGGCTATGTGGTTCACTCAGTCTCACGACTGAGGTGTTCAAAGGGCTCACAGGGCTGATGGACTTTTCTGGCTCCCCAGCATCCGCTGCACGGCCCTCACTTCCCCAATGACACAGACTGATCTAATTGGGAGCCGCAGCCCCGCCC encodes:
- the HNRNPH1 gene encoding heterogeneous nuclear ribonucleoprotein H isoform X7 gives rise to the protein MAMQRPGPYDRPGAGRGYNSIGRGAGFERMRRGAYGGGYGGYDDYNGYNDGYGFGSDRFGRDLNYCFSGMSDHRYGDGGSTFQSTTGHCVHMRGLPYRATENDIYNFFSPLNPVRVHIEIGPDGRVTGEADVEFATHEDAVAAMSKDKANMQHRYVELFLNSTAGASGGAYEHRYVELFLNSTAGASGGAYGSQMMGGMGLSNQSSYGGPASQQLSGGYGGGYGGQSSMSGYGSQGAVNSSYYSSGSRASVGVNGMGGMSSMSSVSGGWGM